Proteins encoded in a region of the Ornithodoros turicata isolate Travis chromosome 3, ASM3712646v1, whole genome shotgun sequence genome:
- the LOC135388342 gene encoding uncharacterized protein LOC135388342 produces the protein MELASFGPLAKHRRLCADVNEIILEFCEPGKNFVEFTKIQYKQQYNYVVALDTESVLAPSGVGMQRHVTSSFCAVLVRTHDSKVMRIRTHHGEDSARQCVRALMEMRDEMIALNACPAEMVLNDEQRARHRAATHCAYCGREFAQDLSRVRHHDHSKRCTAGETNYIATLCNPCNVACTTREKLPIMVHNLAYDLVGLLREFHLLEWKRAPFIVASSMEKIRSFEIGTFLFRDTMQYLNSSLGELVETVKSMGGAEAFQCLKQVFGDDYEILLRKGVFPYSHVSSFAVYDELALPAKSAFRNDLTGEDISDEDYQYALRVFERFGCSNLRDYNALYLKTDALLHADVMQHFRRLCYDARGLELLHCVSLASYSWQCALNYTRAKLELIIAEDMYRTIESGVRGGLCQASRCHLRANNPLCSGYDPDKEEVYISYIDCNNLYGFSMIKHLPVSDFEWVEDFSSVDFMRHPTDSDVGYVYVCDLEYPKSIHALTRCFPLAPEKALVPKEWLSPFQRGLLEELMYQPANSKKLLLTCKDKVEYVIHYALLALYCRLGMRVTKIHRILKFRQAPFLRPYIEDNVARRVASSTTFEKNFYKISNNAVFGRTLLNKFNMRDIRVAFDEETASRLGSQAECMRMEILSPHCVMYEMRKRKVRCDFPLQIGFTILELSKLTMYSFYYETLLSKLTCPVITCYFDTDSLILGLFCKDYEDQLRAIADDHLDLSSFDRDHPLYSERNRGRLGAFKSETGSVPIEEVYT, from the coding sequence atggaactggcgagtttcgggcccttggcgaaacatcgtcgcctgtgcgcggacgtaaacgaaatcatattggaattttgcgaaccgggcaaaaactttgtagaatttactaaaatacagtacaagcagcagtacaactacgtcgtcgcgttggacacggagagcgtactcgcgcccagcggtgttggcatgcagcgtcacgtcacctcgagcttctgtgccgtgctcgtacgcacccacgactcgaaggtgatgcgcatcaggacgcaccacggtgaagattccgcgaggcagtgcgtcagagctttgatggaaatgcgggacgagatgatcgccctgaacgcctgccccgcggaaatggtgctgaatgatgagcaacgagcgcggcacagagctgccacccactgcgcgtactgcgggcgggagttcgcgcaagatctatcccgtgtccggcaccacgaccattccaagcgttgtaccgctggcgagacaaattacatcgcaacgctgtgcaacccctgtaacgtggcgtgcacgacgcgggaaaaactgcccatcatggtgcacaatctggcctacgatttggtcggactactgcgggaatttcaccttctcgagtggaagcgagctcccttcatcgtggccagttccatggaaaaaatccgatcgttcgaaattggcaccttcctattcagagataccatgcagtacctaaattcgtcgctgggagagctcgtggaaaccgtcaaatccatggggggcgcagaggcgttccaatgcctgaagcaggtatttggagacgactacgaaattttgcttcgtaaaggtgtattcccgtacagccacgttagctcgttcgcggtctacgacgaattggctctgccggcaaaatccgccttccgaaacgatctgacgggggaggatataagcgacgaagactatcagtacgcactgcgcgtatttgaacgttttggatgctcgaatctgagggattataatgcattgtacctgaaaacggatgctctgttacatgctgacgtaatgcagcacttccggcgcctgtgctacgacgcgcgcggattggaattgcttcattgcgtttctctggcatcctattcgtggcaatgcgctctaaattacacgcgggcaaaattggagctgatcatcgccgaggacatgtaccggaccatcgaatcgggtgttagaggtggactctgtcaggcgagcaggtgtcatttacgggctaacaacccgctgtgcagtggctacgatcccgataaagaggaggtgtacatatcgtacatagattgcaacaatctttacggattcagtatgataaagcacctccccgtcagcgatttcgaatgggtcgaggattttagctccgtggattttatgcgtcatcccacagattcggacgtgggatacgtgtacgtgtgcgatttggagtatccaaaatctatccacgcgctgacgcggtgcttccccctggctcccgagaaggctctcgttccgaaggaatggctctcaccattccagcgagggctcctcgaagagttaatgtatcagccggcgaacagcaaaaagctgctgctcacgtgcaaggacaaggtcgagtacgtcattcattacgcgctgctcgcgctctattgtagactgggcatgcgggtgacgaaaattcacagaattctaaaatttcgtcaggcaccattcctgcgtccctacattgaggacaatgttgccagacgcgtcgcatcgagcacgacgttcgagaaaaatttctataaaatctcaaataatgcggtcttcgggcgtacgttgctaaataaatttaatatgcgagacattcgagtagccttcgatgaggagacggcgagtcgcctcgggagtcaggCGGAATGCatgcgaatggaaattttgtccccccattgtgtcatgtacgaaatgcgcaagagaaaagtgcgatgcgatttccccctgcagattggcttcacgattttagaactgagtaagttaaccatgtactcgttctattatgaaaccctgctgagcaagctcacttgtccggtgattacctgctactttgacacggattctctgatcctcggcctattctgcaaggactacgaagatcagttacgcgcgatcgccgacgaccatttagacttgtcttccttcgatcgtgatcatccactgtacagcgagaggaatcgcggtagacttggcgcgttcaaaagtgaaacgggtagcgtacccatCGAGGAAGTATATACATAG
- the LOC135389245 gene encoding uncharacterized protein LOC135389245, whose translation MAGEADDVFDEDMIVEVAALVLLDAFDEGEDDDEGRKSRTIPKVAHYAEETVQAMREDTFKSHFRLHRSTVEKVATLLAPALESATIHPGRPTIPAMKQLLIVIWSLANLECFRSAGDRFGVAKSTVFHCVRSVGSALLDRARLFVAWPSNCHDALPIILCFQGRVFHCVVLEAVCDHDMRFLHCSVGEAGSVDDARVLRRSEVYGMLNSDHCPLDTYLVGDVAYPIGPHLLTPYRDKGHLTAKEKKYNVHLSRERVTIERAFGLLKGRFRRLFRVETRRPDIIVTIIIVASIFHNASLMWCDTFEEPH comes from the exons ATGGCGGGAGAGGCAGACGACGTTTTTGACGAGGACATGATTGTAGAAGTTGCGGCACTTGTGCTGCTTGACGCATTTGACGAAGGGGAAGATGAtgacgaaggaagaaaaag CCGAACGATTCCGAAGGTCGCCCACTATGCCGAAGAAACAGTCCAAGCCATGAGGGAAGACACCTTCAAGTCGCACTTTCGACTCCACAGGTCAACTGTAGAAAAGGTGGCAACGCTGTTGGCCCCAGCATTAGAATCGGCAACTATTCACCCCGGACGGCCCACGATTCCCGCCATGAAGCAGCTTCTTATTGTTATCTGGTCGCTGGCGAATTTGGAATGCTTCAG GAGTGCTGGGGACCGCTTCGGTGTTGCAAAGTCTACGGTCTTCCATTGCGTTCGGAGTGTTGGTTCGGCTCTCTTGGACAGGGCACGTCTCTTCGTTGCCTGGCCTAGCAACTGCCACGATGCGTTACCCATCATACTTTGCTTCCAGG GAAGGGTTTTCCACTGTGTGGTGCTAGAGGCAGTTTGTGATCATGATATGCGGTTCCTGCACTGTTCAGTTGGTGAGGCAGGCTCAGTGGATGACGCACGCGTGCTTCGCCGTTCTGAGGTGTATGGAATGCTCAACTCAGATCACTGCCCACTGGACACTTATCTAGTGGGAGATGTTGCCTATCCCATTGGCCCACATCTCTTGACGCCATACAGAGACAAGGGTCACTTGACAGCCAAGGAAAAGAAGTACAATGTGCATCTTTCTAGGGAAAGGGTAACTATCGAGAGGGCATTTGGACTGCTGAAGGGTCGGTTCCGAAGGCTCTTTCGTGTGGAAACCCGACGACCAGACATAATTGTCACCATCATCATTGTGGCATCTATTTTTCATAATGCTAGCCTGATGTGGTGTGATACATTTGAGGAGCCACACTAG
- the LOC135390127 gene encoding lactosylceramide 1,3-N-acetyl-beta-D-glucosaminyltransferase A-like isoform X2, with product MISSTAVIAMVILYHALKATPKYASILSGIPLSVDAKGPRKLAPEINKPYANHGYSFVIYHKNSTLMDASHREEERKENVMTSTSYAVRSRAGNKKTRTTRIAVNGTAKKLRTIILIKQDKLKWVQKNLPFPLDNFTNGSKWAPRVRRLCNLSRVETLLLFHSDPRHAERRHFYRVTIGHPSLEYRFGWTVLFVVGSRQDPNLTADLAAESRRYGDLVQLPFIDSYRNLTYKFIYGMRWVLLNCLTVQTIVKLDDDVFVHVPMLSKYLRKKFNPQQMSIHCSVYRDNFVVRNPNSRHYLSLKQYPKRMFPPHCHGWAMIFPAWLMYPLYASSFHVPVHGIDDAYVTGDLASACGAKHVDITSQMSSSEGNLLETALGQYIFALYSGERKLPLHNLLWRTLVQMRHERSAALALSRTIM from the coding sequence ATGATCTCATCAACAGCAGTCATTGCGATGGTGATCCTCTACCACGCTCTCAAAGCCACTCCAAAATACGCTAGTATTTTAAGCGGAATTCCACTCTCCGTCGACGCAAAAGGTCCTCGCAAGCTCGCTCCCGAGATCAACAAACCATACGCGAACCACGGCTATAGTTTCGTTATTTATCATAAGAATTCCACTCTAATGGACGCATCACATcgtgaagaagaaagaaaagaaaatgttaTGACAAGCACATCATATGCCGTCAGAAGCAGAGCTGGAAACAAGAAAACGAGGACCACCCGCATTGCAGTCAACGGGACTGCTAAAAAGCTCCGCACCATCATCTTAATCAAGCAAGACAAGTTGAAATGGGTACAGAAGAACCTGCCATTTCCATTGGATAATTTCACGAACGGAAGCAAGTGGGCCCCACGCGTTCGACGACTCTGCAATCTAAGTCGAGTCGAGACTCTCTTACTGTTCCACAGTGACCCAAGACATGCGGAAAGACGTCATTTCTACAGAGTTACTATTGGACATCCTAGTTTAGAGTATCGATTTGGGTGGACTGTGTTGTTTGTGGTTGGAAGTCGTCAGGATCCGAACTTAACCGCAGACCTGGCAGCAGAAAGTAGGAGATACGGCGATCTAGTCCAGCTTCCGTTCATCGACAGCTACCGAAACTTGACCTACAAATTTATCTACGGAATGCGTTGGGTACTTCTCAACTGCCTAACCGTCCAGACAATCGTCAAGCTCGATGATGACGTTTTCGTGCATGTACCGATGTTGTCCAAGTACTTGCGGAAGAAATTTAACCCACAGCAGATGTCAATACACTGTTCCGTGTACAGAGACAACTTCGTCGTGCGCAACCCAAATAGCAGGCACTATTTAAGCCTTAAGCAGTACCCCAAGAGAATGTTCCCACCGCACTGTCATGGGTGGGCCATGATATTCCCGGCTTGGCTGATGTACCCTTTGTACGCTTCATCATTTCATGTACCGGTACATGGCATTGACGACGCTTATGTTACGGGCGATTTAGCGTCAGCCTGCGGAGCGAAGCACGTGGACATCACGTCTCAGATGTCGTCGTCGGAGGGCAATCTATTAGAGACTGCGTTAGGGCAATACATATTTGCATTGTATTCTGGCGAGAGAAAACTGCCATTGCATAACTTGTTGTGGAGGACCTTGGTGCAGATGCGACATGAACGTTCGGCTGCTCTCGCACTGAGTCGGACGATTATGTAG
- the LOC135390127 gene encoding lactosylceramide 1,3-N-acetyl-beta-D-glucosaminyltransferase B-like isoform X1 yields MGPHRGRGLTNHTWIHSRRDKRPRQRPLLHRYTTAVLLMISSTAVIAMVILYHALKATPKYASILSGIPLSVDAKGPRKLAPEINKPYANHGYSFVIYHKNSTLMDASHREEERKENVMTSTSYAVRSRAGNKKTRTTRIAVNGTAKKLRTIILIKQDKLKWVQKNLPFPLDNFTNGSKWAPRVRRLCNLSRVETLLLFHSDPRHAERRHFYRVTIGHPSLEYRFGWTVLFVVGSRQDPNLTADLAAESRRYGDLVQLPFIDSYRNLTYKFIYGMRWVLLNCLTVQTIVKLDDDVFVHVPMLSKYLRKKFNPQQMSIHCSVYRDNFVVRNPNSRHYLSLKQYPKRMFPPHCHGWAMIFPAWLMYPLYASSFHVPVHGIDDAYVTGDLASACGAKHVDITSQMSSSEGNLLETALGQYIFALYSGERKLPLHNLLWRTLVQMRHERSAALALSRTIM; encoded by the coding sequence GGCCTGACGAACCATACTTGGATCCACTCCAGAAGGGACAAACGTCCTCGGCAACGACCATTGTTGCACAGGTATACCACAGCGGTCCTCCTTATGATCTCATCAACAGCAGTCATTGCGATGGTGATCCTCTACCACGCTCTCAAAGCCACTCCAAAATACGCTAGTATTTTAAGCGGAATTCCACTCTCCGTCGACGCAAAAGGTCCTCGCAAGCTCGCTCCCGAGATCAACAAACCATACGCGAACCACGGCTATAGTTTCGTTATTTATCATAAGAATTCCACTCTAATGGACGCATCACATcgtgaagaagaaagaaaagaaaatgttaTGACAAGCACATCATATGCCGTCAGAAGCAGAGCTGGAAACAAGAAAACGAGGACCACCCGCATTGCAGTCAACGGGACTGCTAAAAAGCTCCGCACCATCATCTTAATCAAGCAAGACAAGTTGAAATGGGTACAGAAGAACCTGCCATTTCCATTGGATAATTTCACGAACGGAAGCAAGTGGGCCCCACGCGTTCGACGACTCTGCAATCTAAGTCGAGTCGAGACTCTCTTACTGTTCCACAGTGACCCAAGACATGCGGAAAGACGTCATTTCTACAGAGTTACTATTGGACATCCTAGTTTAGAGTATCGATTTGGGTGGACTGTGTTGTTTGTGGTTGGAAGTCGTCAGGATCCGAACTTAACCGCAGACCTGGCAGCAGAAAGTAGGAGATACGGCGATCTAGTCCAGCTTCCGTTCATCGACAGCTACCGAAACTTGACCTACAAATTTATCTACGGAATGCGTTGGGTACTTCTCAACTGCCTAACCGTCCAGACAATCGTCAAGCTCGATGATGACGTTTTCGTGCATGTACCGATGTTGTCCAAGTACTTGCGGAAGAAATTTAACCCACAGCAGATGTCAATACACTGTTCCGTGTACAGAGACAACTTCGTCGTGCGCAACCCAAATAGCAGGCACTATTTAAGCCTTAAGCAGTACCCCAAGAGAATGTTCCCACCGCACTGTCATGGGTGGGCCATGATATTCCCGGCTTGGCTGATGTACCCTTTGTACGCTTCATCATTTCATGTACCGGTACATGGCATTGACGACGCTTATGTTACGGGCGATTTAGCGTCAGCCTGCGGAGCGAAGCACGTGGACATCACGTCTCAGATGTCGTCGTCGGAGGGCAATCTATTAGAGACTGCGTTAGGGCAATACATATTTGCATTGTATTCTGGCGAGAGAAAACTGCCATTGCATAACTTGTTGTGGAGGACCTTGGTGCAGATGCGACATGAACGTTCGGCTGCTCTCGCACTGAGTCGGACGATTATGTAG